CCAAATCTTGGCCAGCGCGCCCTGTCAAGGTGCCGTCTTATCCTTTCACGCCGCCGCTCACGGAAGCGCCTTCCACGAAGTAGCGCTGGAAGGTAAAGAACAGGATAATGACTGGCAGCATCACCAGCAGGGCCGCCGCCATCAGGTACTGCCACTGCACGGCCGTGGCGGTGCGGAAGAACTGCAGCCCGACCTGCAGGGTGTAAAGCCTCTCGTCGTTGAGGTACAGCAGTGGGCCCACGTAGCTGTCCCAGGCGCCTTCGAAAGTAAAGATCGCGACCGTCGCCAGGGCTGGCTTGGACAACGGCATGACCACCCGGCTCCAGATCCAGAAATCACTGGCGCCGTCCACCCGCGCGGCCTCAGAATACTCGTTGGGAATCCCCATGAAGAACTGACGCAGCAAGAAGGTGAAAAAGGCCCCCGCAAAGAAGCTGGGCACGATCAGCGGCAGGTACGTCCCCACCCAGTGCAGTCTGGAGAACAGGATGTACTGGGGGATCAAGGTCACCATCCCTGGAATCATCATGGTGGCCAGCAGAATGCCGAACATCAGGTCACGGCCTGGAAAACGCAGCTTCGCGAAGCCGTAGGCGGCCAGCGAAGAGGACAGCACCGTGCCGACCACCACGGCCACGGCATACAGGGCCGTGTTGATGGCGTAGCGGGTAAATGGCGCCAGCGACCAGGCTTTACTGAAGTTATCGAAGCGCAGTGGAT
The genomic region above belongs to Deinococcus humi and contains:
- a CDS encoding carbohydrate ABC transporter permease; the encoded protein is MTVQQNLPSSAAPVAKRPRFNGPIAKNLFWKLMAFALLCAISAAVLFPALWMLSTALKADTQVYANPPIWIPDPLRFDNFSKAWSLAPFTRYAINTALYAVAVVVGTVLSSSLAAYGFAKLRFPGRDLMFGILLATMMIPGMVTLIPQYILFSRLHWVGTYLPLIVPSFFAGAFFTFLLRQFFMGIPNEYSEAARVDGASDFWIWSRVVMPLSKPALATVAIFTFEGAWDSYVGPLLYLNDERLYTLQVGLQFFRTATAVQWQYLMAAALLVMLPVIILFFTFQRYFVEGASVSGGVKG